One Acidobacteriota bacterium DNA window includes the following coding sequences:
- a CDS encoding urate hydroxylase PuuD, giving the protein MLTGPLNDLPAFLGFVLQGDWLAVPSASDFAHMLLRFAHFVAGVTWVGILYFFNLVNVPLMKELDGPTKGKVIPKLMPRALWYFRWGAVLTVLAGLTYYAMYILPGPSRDAGSSPWAWLGLWLLIVLVTYAIIYLLIHKINDGRMLAVCVAILVLIMSYLMLYLFNNNKVIAIGIGGGLGVIMLLNVWGIIWRAQKKIIAWTADNAENGTPIPPESAQLARRAFLASRANAWLSLPMLLLMGVSHGDYPMFIK; this is encoded by the coding sequence ATGCTGACAGGGCCTTTGAATGACTTACCGGCCTTTCTCGGTTTTGTTCTGCAAGGCGATTGGCTGGCCGTGCCATCAGCCAGCGATTTTGCACACATGCTGCTGCGCTTTGCCCATTTTGTCGCTGGCGTCACCTGGGTAGGAATCCTTTACTTTTTCAATCTGGTCAATGTGCCGTTGATGAAAGAACTCGACGGGCCGACAAAGGGCAAAGTCATTCCGAAATTGATGCCACGTGCTTTGTGGTACTTCCGTTGGGGCGCGGTGCTGACTGTTTTGGCTGGCCTGACTTACTACGCGATGTACATCTTGCCTGGCCCCTCACGGGATGCAGGCTCAAGCCCTTGGGCTTGGTTGGGCCTATGGCTCCTGATCGTGCTGGTCACTTATGCGATCATTTATCTGTTGATTCACAAAATCAACGATGGTCGAATGCTAGCCGTCTGTGTTGCCATTTTAGTACTGATCATGTCGTATCTGATGCTCTATCTGTTTAATAACAACAAAGTCATCGCCATCGGCATTGGAGGCGGTTTAGGCGTTATTATGCTGCTCAATGTTTGGGGCATCATTTGGCGCGCGCAGAAGAAGATTATCGCCTGGACAGCAGACAACGCCGAAAATGGTACTCCCATCCCTCCTGAATCGGCGCAACTTGCCAGACGAGCCTTTCTAGCCTCGCGCGCCAACGCGTGGTTGTCGTTGCCTATGTTGCTGCTGATGGGTGTTTCACACGGGGATTATCCCATGTTCATTAAGTAG
- a CDS encoding PQQ-binding-like beta-propeller repeat protein yields the protein MKRWMVVASLMLLAFLGSSSFPSVPSAPDPAHWPQWRGPFFNGMARTAAPTDFTQTKNVKWKIAIEGRGFSTPVIWGDKMFLTTAISTGKTAEASENNQSAGGGRRPGGSGGGAGANQEHKFVVLCMDRKTGKTLWERVAKTAVPHEGYHQQYGSFASNAPITDGKYVYASFGSRGIFCYDLDGKLIWEKDPGVQMKIRLQFGEGGAPSLYGNLLIHPYDHEAGSLIIAFDKRTGKEVWRANRDEMSSWSTPLIADYKGQKQLIVSATKKVRAYEPDTGKLIWECAGLGANVIPHPVQFNDSVLVMSGFRDPKLMALRLGKEGDLTGTDAVLWTQTRGLSYTPSPVLNDGKYYTLTDTGMLSCFNAATGEPYYQQQRLPQADSFKASPTGAGDKLYLASENGTVTVLKMGEKFEIVNSTTFDDQFFVASPVVAEGDLYLRSKTHLFCISDGKAK from the coding sequence ATGAAACGTTGGATGGTCGTTGCCAGTTTGATGTTGCTGGCGTTCCTTGGAAGTTCGTCGTTCCCCTCTGTTCCTTCTGCGCCGGACCCGGCACATTGGCCGCAATGGCGCGGGCCGTTTTTCAACGGCATGGCTCGCACCGCAGCGCCGACGGACTTCACCCAGACGAAAAACGTCAAATGGAAAATCGCCATCGAAGGCCGTGGATTTTCCACGCCGGTCATTTGGGGCGACAAAATGTTTTTGACGACGGCGATTTCGACCGGAAAAACCGCAGAGGCTTCAGAAAATAACCAGAGTGCAGGCGGCGGTCGCCGTCCCGGTGGAAGCGGCGGCGGCGCAGGCGCTAATCAGGAACATAAATTCGTCGTGCTTTGCATGGATCGCAAAACCGGCAAAACACTGTGGGAACGCGTCGCCAAAACCGCCGTCCCGCATGAAGGTTACCACCAGCAATATGGCAGCTTCGCATCGAACGCGCCGATCACTGATGGCAAATATGTCTACGCGTCGTTCGGTTCACGCGGCATTTTCTGTTACGACCTTGACGGCAAGCTGATCTGGGAAAAAGACCCCGGCGTGCAAATGAAAATCCGGCTGCAATTCGGCGAAGGCGGTGCGCCTTCGCTGTATGGCAATCTGTTGATTCATCCGTATGACCACGAAGCCGGTTCGCTGATCATTGCCTTCGACAAACGCACAGGCAAGGAAGTCTGGCGCGCCAACCGCGACGAAATGAGTTCGTGGTCAACGCCGCTGATCGCCGATTACAAAGGTCAAAAACAGTTGATCGTCAGCGCGACCAAAAAAGTTCGCGCGTACGAACCTGACACGGGCAAGCTGATTTGGGAATGCGCCGGGCTGGGCGCGAATGTCATTCCGCATCCGGTTCAATTCAACGACAGTGTGTTGGTCATGAGCGGGTTCCGCGATCCGAAACTGATGGCTCTGCGCTTGGGCAAGGAAGGCGATTTGACCGGTACGGACGCTGTGTTGTGGACGCAAACCCGCGGGTTGTCGTACACGCCTTCGCCTGTGCTGAACGATGGCAAATACTACACGCTGACCGATACGGGCATGCTCAGTTGTTTCAATGCCGCGACCGGCGAACCGTACTACCAGCAACAACGCCTGCCCCAGGCCGACAGCTTCAAGGCTTCACCGACTGGCGCAGGCGACAAATTGTATCTGGCGAGCGAAAATGGAACCGTGACGGTTCTCAAGATGGGCGAGAAATTTGAAATCGTGAATTCGACGACGTTCGACGATCAATTCTTCGTCGCTTCGCCTGTCGTTGCCGAAGGCGATTTGTATCTGCGCAGCAAAACACATTTGTTCTGCATCAGTGACGGAAAGGCAAAGTAA